Proteins encoded in a region of the Panicum hallii strain FIL2 chromosome 3, PHallii_v3.1, whole genome shotgun sequence genome:
- the LOC112887180 gene encoding uncharacterized protein LOC112887180 isoform X1, whose product MDLDDPTGGSTEVQPPPPSADYVEMVDLLVSPPSPTWAQLLPPSTVLYDPLPWSPSSSPIFSPPRYLEDDSEMIPASDSFQLFQSWSPMGAVDMLWTFDGAHIPYPGMSSGAPNFNLVAAAPLAPQFNVAVVTESVSGPAIRRSHRGFRILNYVLRWIFYTKLIVTRSRSIASLSDEIETMRCYLMAPERSEYMVITLVNQFLEVVDCLMDLLAMRWSVPRKAKQIEEVTAKVEDISRRIVLYHPPIEAAGRPRMLGAGTLYTAAHFDYISALMKKVFCHLKVVGDAGLRICSQGHALFCENHEQNNSTCARNSEGSYCSSPQNNTTGGCRVQQHEKGRKGVSVKQRSNAGSVVRLHFSKNFSNDSCTASAPSTYGTSHLSRRLENVHQMDLSGHPEELTREIAENATPLTKNDKSVVDNELGEISTKRNKYTSGSKSEVWLHFEKLVAVEDSGVKAKCIYCDKVLKADSRRNGTSRLRRHITDFHKIKLARSIVIKKRQSKKKKQVASTHSQAKDQASLDCHHFNSIVRAASANGRPHQGLQFTEIAENPMPSTEKKSAEVEPGNKSRKHTECTSWSRSKVWLHFSRVVNIDDSCVIKAMCRHCGKLLRADSKINGTSRLRRHIIGCHKIELGGSAKTTGSYGNDSTVNQELTSIDNQAEDHAAAECRGIEHDKVPREIIVLDYQNSGSTISAELAPLVIPHGRHPASLSFVPGA is encoded by the exons ATGGACCTTGACGACCCCACTGGTGGGAGCACGGAGGTCCAGCCCCCTCCGCCGTCGGCCGACtacgtagagatggtggacctTCTCGTTTCACCCCCGTCGCCGACATGGGCCCAGCTGCTGCCACCGTCGACCGTGCTTTACGATCCTCTTCCTTGGTCGCCGAGCTCCTCCCCGATATTTTCTCCTCCGCGGTACCTGGAGGACGACAGCGAAATGATACCAGCATCGGATTCCTTCCAGTTGTTCCAGTCATGGTCACCGATGGGGGCGGTCGACATGCTGTGGACCTTCGATGGTGCGCATATCCCGTATCCTGGGATGAGCTCCGGTGCTCCAAATTTCAACCTTGTCGCTGCAGCACCGCTGGCACCACAATTCAACGTCGCCG TGGTGACAGAGTCCGTATCAGGACCTGCAATTCGAAGGAGCCATCGAGGGTTTCGCATATTGAACTACGTACTTCGCTGGATTTTCTAT ACAAAGCTCATCGTCACAAGGTCTCGGAGTATAGCTTCCCTGAGTGATGAGATCGAGACAATGCGTTGTTACCTGATGGCCCCTGAGAGATCTGAGTACATGGTAATTACCTTGGTGAACCAGTTCCTAGAGGTGGTTGACTGCCTCATGGATTTGTTGGCCATGAGATGGTCAGTACCTAGAAAAGCCAAGCAGATCGAGGAGGTCACAGCCAAAGTCGAGGATATCAGCCGAAGGATTGTGCTCTATCACCCCCCCATCGAGGCAGCTGGCCGTCCCAGGATGCTTGGTGCAGGAACATTGTACACCGCCGCCCATTTTGACTATATTTCAGCTTTGATGAAAAAGGTTTTTTGCCATTTAAAGGTGGTCGGCGATGCAGGTTTGAGGATTTGCTCTCAAGGCCATGCGCTTTTTTGTGAGAACCATGAGCAGAATAACAGTACATGTGCCCGAAATTCTGAAGGTTCCTACTGTTCATCGCCCCAGAACAATACCACTGGAGGCTGTAGAGTTCAACAACATGAGAAAGGGAGGAAGGGAGTTTCAGTGAAGCAGCGTTCAAATGCTGGTTCAGTAGTTAGGTTGCACTTCAGCAAGAATTTTTCCAATGATTCTTGCACCGCAAGTGCTCCCTCCACTTATGGCACGTCTCACCTTTCAAGGCGTCTTGAGAATGTTCATCAGATGGACCTATCAGGCCACCCAGAAGAGCTGACCAGAGAAATTGCTGAGAATGCCACGCCTTTGACTAAAAATGATAAGAGTGTGGTTGACAATGAGCTTGGTGAAATATCAACAAAGCGCAACAAGTACACTTCAGGGTCTAAATCAGAAGTTTGGCTCCATTTCGAAAAATTGGTGGCCGTTGAAGATTCTGGCGTTAAGGCAAAGTGCATATACTGTGACAAGGTGTTGAAAGCTGATTCAAGAAGAAATGGTACTTCTCGCCTGCGGAGGCATATTACAGATTTTCACAAGATAAAGTTAGCCAGATCAATCGTAATCAAGAAGAGAcaatcaaaaaagaaaaaacaagtAGCCAGCACCCACAGCCAAGCCAAAGACCAAGCTTCTCTTGATTGCCATCATTTCAACAGTATCGTAAGAGCTGCCTCCGCTAATGGTCGTCCTCACCAG GGACTACAGTTCACAGAAATAGCAGAGAATCCCATGCCTTCCACTGAAAAGAAGAGTGCGGAAGTTGAACCAGGTAATAAATCAAGAAAGCACACGGAGTGTACTTCGTGGTCAAGATCAAAAGTTTGGCTTCATTTCTCAAGAGTGGTGAACATTGATGATTCTTGCGTCATTAAGGCAATGTGCAGACATTGTGGCAAGCTATTGAGAGCTGATTCAAAAATAAATGGCACTTCTCGCCTGCGGAGGCACATTATCGGTTGTCACAAGATAGAGTTAGGCGGATCAGCGAAAACTACAGGAAGTTATGGGAACGATTCAACCGTCAACCAAGAATTGACCAGCATCGACAACCAAGCCGAAGATCACGCTGCTGCTGAATGCCGAGGAATCGAGCATGACAAAGTGCCTAGGGAGATAATCGTCCTGGATTATCAAAACTCAGGTTCGACGATCTCTGCAGAGCTGGCTCCTCTTGTCATCCCTCATGGGCGGCACCCTGCTTCGTTGTCTTTTGTTCCAGGAGCTTAA
- the LOC112887180 gene encoding uncharacterized protein LOC112887180 isoform X2 translates to MDLDDPTGGSTEVQPPPPSADYVEMVDLLVSPPSPTWAQLLPPSTVLYDPLPWSPSSSPIFSPPRYLEDDSEMIPASDSFQLFQSWSPMGAVDMLWTFDGAHIPYPGMSSGAPNFNLVAAAPLAPQFNVAESVSGPAIRRSHRGFRILNYVLRWIFYTKLIVTRSRSIASLSDEIETMRCYLMAPERSEYMVITLVNQFLEVVDCLMDLLAMRWSVPRKAKQIEEVTAKVEDISRRIVLYHPPIEAAGRPRMLGAGTLYTAAHFDYISALMKKVFCHLKVVGDAGLRICSQGHALFCENHEQNNSTCARNSEGSYCSSPQNNTTGGCRVQQHEKGRKGVSVKQRSNAGSVVRLHFSKNFSNDSCTASAPSTYGTSHLSRRLENVHQMDLSGHPEELTREIAENATPLTKNDKSVVDNELGEISTKRNKYTSGSKSEVWLHFEKLVAVEDSGVKAKCIYCDKVLKADSRRNGTSRLRRHITDFHKIKLARSIVIKKRQSKKKKQVASTHSQAKDQASLDCHHFNSIVRAASANGRPHQGLQFTEIAENPMPSTEKKSAEVEPGNKSRKHTECTSWSRSKVWLHFSRVVNIDDSCVIKAMCRHCGKLLRADSKINGTSRLRRHIIGCHKIELGGSAKTTGSYGNDSTVNQELTSIDNQAEDHAAAECRGIEHDKVPREIIVLDYQNSGSTISAELAPLVIPHGRHPASLSFVPGA, encoded by the exons ATGGACCTTGACGACCCCACTGGTGGGAGCACGGAGGTCCAGCCCCCTCCGCCGTCGGCCGACtacgtagagatggtggacctTCTCGTTTCACCCCCGTCGCCGACATGGGCCCAGCTGCTGCCACCGTCGACCGTGCTTTACGATCCTCTTCCTTGGTCGCCGAGCTCCTCCCCGATATTTTCTCCTCCGCGGTACCTGGAGGACGACAGCGAAATGATACCAGCATCGGATTCCTTCCAGTTGTTCCAGTCATGGTCACCGATGGGGGCGGTCGACATGCTGTGGACCTTCGATGGTGCGCATATCCCGTATCCTGGGATGAGCTCCGGTGCTCCAAATTTCAACCTTGTCGCTGCAGCACCGCTGGCACCACAATTCAACGTCGCCG AGTCCGTATCAGGACCTGCAATTCGAAGGAGCCATCGAGGGTTTCGCATATTGAACTACGTACTTCGCTGGATTTTCTAT ACAAAGCTCATCGTCACAAGGTCTCGGAGTATAGCTTCCCTGAGTGATGAGATCGAGACAATGCGTTGTTACCTGATGGCCCCTGAGAGATCTGAGTACATGGTAATTACCTTGGTGAACCAGTTCCTAGAGGTGGTTGACTGCCTCATGGATTTGTTGGCCATGAGATGGTCAGTACCTAGAAAAGCCAAGCAGATCGAGGAGGTCACAGCCAAAGTCGAGGATATCAGCCGAAGGATTGTGCTCTATCACCCCCCCATCGAGGCAGCTGGCCGTCCCAGGATGCTTGGTGCAGGAACATTGTACACCGCCGCCCATTTTGACTATATTTCAGCTTTGATGAAAAAGGTTTTTTGCCATTTAAAGGTGGTCGGCGATGCAGGTTTGAGGATTTGCTCTCAAGGCCATGCGCTTTTTTGTGAGAACCATGAGCAGAATAACAGTACATGTGCCCGAAATTCTGAAGGTTCCTACTGTTCATCGCCCCAGAACAATACCACTGGAGGCTGTAGAGTTCAACAACATGAGAAAGGGAGGAAGGGAGTTTCAGTGAAGCAGCGTTCAAATGCTGGTTCAGTAGTTAGGTTGCACTTCAGCAAGAATTTTTCCAATGATTCTTGCACCGCAAGTGCTCCCTCCACTTATGGCACGTCTCACCTTTCAAGGCGTCTTGAGAATGTTCATCAGATGGACCTATCAGGCCACCCAGAAGAGCTGACCAGAGAAATTGCTGAGAATGCCACGCCTTTGACTAAAAATGATAAGAGTGTGGTTGACAATGAGCTTGGTGAAATATCAACAAAGCGCAACAAGTACACTTCAGGGTCTAAATCAGAAGTTTGGCTCCATTTCGAAAAATTGGTGGCCGTTGAAGATTCTGGCGTTAAGGCAAAGTGCATATACTGTGACAAGGTGTTGAAAGCTGATTCAAGAAGAAATGGTACTTCTCGCCTGCGGAGGCATATTACAGATTTTCACAAGATAAAGTTAGCCAGATCAATCGTAATCAAGAAGAGAcaatcaaaaaagaaaaaacaagtAGCCAGCACCCACAGCCAAGCCAAAGACCAAGCTTCTCTTGATTGCCATCATTTCAACAGTATCGTAAGAGCTGCCTCCGCTAATGGTCGTCCTCACCAG GGACTACAGTTCACAGAAATAGCAGAGAATCCCATGCCTTCCACTGAAAAGAAGAGTGCGGAAGTTGAACCAGGTAATAAATCAAGAAAGCACACGGAGTGTACTTCGTGGTCAAGATCAAAAGTTTGGCTTCATTTCTCAAGAGTGGTGAACATTGATGATTCTTGCGTCATTAAGGCAATGTGCAGACATTGTGGCAAGCTATTGAGAGCTGATTCAAAAATAAATGGCACTTCTCGCCTGCGGAGGCACATTATCGGTTGTCACAAGATAGAGTTAGGCGGATCAGCGAAAACTACAGGAAGTTATGGGAACGATTCAACCGTCAACCAAGAATTGACCAGCATCGACAACCAAGCCGAAGATCACGCTGCTGCTGAATGCCGAGGAATCGAGCATGACAAAGTGCCTAGGGAGATAATCGTCCTGGATTATCAAAACTCAGGTTCGACGATCTCTGCAGAGCTGGCTCCTCTTGTCATCCCTCATGGGCGGCACCCTGCTTCGTTGTCTTTTGTTCCAGGAGCTTAA
- the LOC112887180 gene encoding uncharacterized protein LOC112887180 isoform X3, with translation MDLDDPTGGSTEVQPPPPSADYVEMVDLLVSPPSPTWAQLLPPSTVLYDPLPWSPSSSPIFSPPRYLEDDSEMIPASDSFQLFQSWSPMGAVDMLWTFDGAHIPYPGMSSGAPNFNLVAAAPLAPQFNVAVVTESVSGPAIRRSHRGFRILNYVLRWIFYTKLIVTRSRSIASLSDEIETMRCYLMAPERSEYMVITLVNQFLEVVDCLMDLLAMRWSVPRKAKQIEEVTAKVEDISRRIVLYHPPIEAAGRPRMLGAGTLYTAAHFDYISALMKKVFCHLKVVGDAGLRICSQGHALFCENHEQNNSTCARNSEGSYCSSPQNNTTGGCRVQQHEKGRKGVSVKQRSNAGSVVRLHFSKNFSNDSCTASAPSTYGTSHLSRRLENVHQMDLSGHPEELTREIAENATPLTKNDKSVVDNELGEISTKRNKYTSGSKSEVWLHFEKLVAVEDSGVKAKCIYCDKVLKADSRRNGTSRLRRHITDFHKIKLARSIVIKKRQSKKKKQVASTHSQAKDQASLDCHHFNSIVRAASANGRPHQGLQFTEIAENPMPSTEKKSAEVEPGNVQTLWQAIES, from the exons ATGGACCTTGACGACCCCACTGGTGGGAGCACGGAGGTCCAGCCCCCTCCGCCGTCGGCCGACtacgtagagatggtggacctTCTCGTTTCACCCCCGTCGCCGACATGGGCCCAGCTGCTGCCACCGTCGACCGTGCTTTACGATCCTCTTCCTTGGTCGCCGAGCTCCTCCCCGATATTTTCTCCTCCGCGGTACCTGGAGGACGACAGCGAAATGATACCAGCATCGGATTCCTTCCAGTTGTTCCAGTCATGGTCACCGATGGGGGCGGTCGACATGCTGTGGACCTTCGATGGTGCGCATATCCCGTATCCTGGGATGAGCTCCGGTGCTCCAAATTTCAACCTTGTCGCTGCAGCACCGCTGGCACCACAATTCAACGTCGCCG TGGTGACAGAGTCCGTATCAGGACCTGCAATTCGAAGGAGCCATCGAGGGTTTCGCATATTGAACTACGTACTTCGCTGGATTTTCTAT ACAAAGCTCATCGTCACAAGGTCTCGGAGTATAGCTTCCCTGAGTGATGAGATCGAGACAATGCGTTGTTACCTGATGGCCCCTGAGAGATCTGAGTACATGGTAATTACCTTGGTGAACCAGTTCCTAGAGGTGGTTGACTGCCTCATGGATTTGTTGGCCATGAGATGGTCAGTACCTAGAAAAGCCAAGCAGATCGAGGAGGTCACAGCCAAAGTCGAGGATATCAGCCGAAGGATTGTGCTCTATCACCCCCCCATCGAGGCAGCTGGCCGTCCCAGGATGCTTGGTGCAGGAACATTGTACACCGCCGCCCATTTTGACTATATTTCAGCTTTGATGAAAAAGGTTTTTTGCCATTTAAAGGTGGTCGGCGATGCAGGTTTGAGGATTTGCTCTCAAGGCCATGCGCTTTTTTGTGAGAACCATGAGCAGAATAACAGTACATGTGCCCGAAATTCTGAAGGTTCCTACTGTTCATCGCCCCAGAACAATACCACTGGAGGCTGTAGAGTTCAACAACATGAGAAAGGGAGGAAGGGAGTTTCAGTGAAGCAGCGTTCAAATGCTGGTTCAGTAGTTAGGTTGCACTTCAGCAAGAATTTTTCCAATGATTCTTGCACCGCAAGTGCTCCCTCCACTTATGGCACGTCTCACCTTTCAAGGCGTCTTGAGAATGTTCATCAGATGGACCTATCAGGCCACCCAGAAGAGCTGACCAGAGAAATTGCTGAGAATGCCACGCCTTTGACTAAAAATGATAAGAGTGTGGTTGACAATGAGCTTGGTGAAATATCAACAAAGCGCAACAAGTACACTTCAGGGTCTAAATCAGAAGTTTGGCTCCATTTCGAAAAATTGGTGGCCGTTGAAGATTCTGGCGTTAAGGCAAAGTGCATATACTGTGACAAGGTGTTGAAAGCTGATTCAAGAAGAAATGGTACTTCTCGCCTGCGGAGGCATATTACAGATTTTCACAAGATAAAGTTAGCCAGATCAATCGTAATCAAGAAGAGAcaatcaaaaaagaaaaaacaagtAGCCAGCACCCACAGCCAAGCCAAAGACCAAGCTTCTCTTGATTGCCATCATTTCAACAGTATCGTAAGAGCTGCCTCCGCTAATGGTCGTCCTCACCAG GGACTACAGTTCACAGAAATAGCAGAGAATCCCATGCCTTCCACTGAAAAGAAGAGTGCGGAAGTTGAACCAG GCAATGTGCAGACATTGTGGCAAGCTATTGAGAGCTGA